Part of the Catharus ustulatus isolate bCatUst1 chromosome 18, bCatUst1.pri.v2, whole genome shotgun sequence genome is shown below.
TCTGCCCACACCAGTTGTCACCAGACCCTGCTGGCCTTTTGGGATGTCCCCTGTGGGGACCAGGGCCGTGGGGCCCTCTAACTGGGATgatggggggcagggagggggtgtCCTTTGCCACGGGGACCTGTTGGTAAAGGCCGGGgcttttggggtgggttttccAATCTCCAAATGGCTCCGGGTGGCTCTGGGTCACAGCCTGGCATGGAGTGATGGCTGTGGACAGGCTGAGAACATGCTGCACTCATCCCATCCATGGGCTGAGCCAGTGCTGCAGGTTCTGACATtcccacaccccaaaaccagggctcagcagggtgATTGGAGGAGCCTCTGGAGGGTTGGGTTCCTTGTGGGCATTTCTGCCCACCCCAGGCAAGGGAGACCCTCTAccactgctgtcccagcacatccctgcctgcacccagtGACCTGGGGATCACTCAGCAGCCCGCTGTGACAAGGCCACATCCTTCACAAGTCCTTCCTCCAGCTTTTCCATGCAAAAGGAAGAAGTggatcctgcaggaaaacaccacccctgagcccccagtCCCTGACCCTGCTGATGGAGGCAGAGTGTCTGCTCTCCTGCCCAAGCTGGGGCTCTGCAAGAAGGTGAGGGAGGACCCCCCAAAAGTTCCTGGGCTCCAGAGCCTCCAGCCAGTTCCAAACCAAGAGAACCATGactaacaaaaacaaaagcacctGGTTCTTCCCCAGGGGAGCGGGGCACCTGCCAGCCCCTACCACTTGAGGAAGTCTCGTACATAGCTCCACAGCTTGGTGATCCAGAGGTTGGCCCCCAGGTCAGTCAGGTACTGGATTTCGGGTGTCAGCATCTTGCGGCACAGTTTCTGGTGCTTCTTGCTGATCTTCTTCTTCAAGTTGTACCCCAGGATGGTCTTCtcccccaggggctgccagggctgcatgGAGGACTCCTGGATGGCACTGGCATCCACGGCGTGTCCCCCATCAATGCAGATGCTGGTCATCTTCTCATTCTCCCTCTGCAGCTCGGCCACGTCCCTGGCCATCCTCTCCCTCCCATAGGCCTCCACCTTGCGCCAAAAGGTGGCATTGAAGTAGCGGTAGAGCTTGGCATCGATGAGGTTCCAGGCAGTTGCCTGCTCGTACAGCTCAGGAGTCAGCCGGGACACAGTGGAGCCCTTGCGGGCATTGAGCTTGAAGTAGAGGACGTCCTCCAGCTGCCAACACAGCAGGTCCTTGAGCAGCACCAGCGACTCATCAAAGTACTCGAGCAACATGACGAGGTGGAAGCGGCGGTCGATCTCCTGGATGTGCTCCTCCACCAGCGGGCTGTTGGCGTCCATGCTGCTGTCGTAGCCGAAGTCAAAGAACAGGAGGTTTTGGAGGTAGTGAGCGTTGAACCCGTTGGGGTCGTAGTAGTGCTGGGGGTCCCGGAGGAACTGGTCCAGCTTATCCTCCCCCGTGATCTTCCAAGTGAGGGGGATGACAGGCCCGAAGTAGTGGAAGGAGGACTCAAAGAGGTAGGCGGGGTCCCGCAGCACGGTCACGAAGGTGGTGTCAGGCGGCAGGAGCTTGCGCACCTCCTCGTAGTGGAAGCGCATGTGGTTGCAGATGATGTTGAAGCACACCCCGGGCCGGTAGTGCTGCACCTGGCTGCGTTCGAAGAAGGACGGGTAGTAGAAGTCATTGCGGCCATTGGGGAAGGCGAATTTCAGGCGATGTTTCTCCCCAAAGCGGAAGAGGATGTTGAggatggtgctgctggcagtctTGTGGGTCTTCATGAACATGACGTTGAGCTTGGGCCGGCAGCTCCACCCCGAGGCGCTGCCCGTGCCATTGGATGGGGATGAAGCCTGGACGGGGGACAggtgggaggagcaggagacagggatggggatcctggGTGAAAGAAGAGGTGGAGCACCATGGTGAGAGTGGCATCAGCACTTCAAAGGCTTAGGGAGAttctgtgctggaggagctggatcTGGGGATGAGTTCTGGACCTGGGAATAGGGGCTGGACCTTGGGAACATATGCTGAACCTGGGAATGGATGCTGGACCTGGGGACAGGTTATGGACCTGGGAATaggagctggaaatggaaatagAGTAGGGGGTCTCCATGGGCATGGCCATGGCAGTCCTGGTGGAGGTGATGCCATAAAGTGCATTAAGGGGAATTCTCCATGGCCACAACTCCCTGGAAAGGAGCTGATAACATTTTTATGGGGTATGAGATCTCTTAACCCTTTGTAGATCTATGGAGAAGACCTAGGAGCTCTCAACCCCTTGTAGGATCAATGGAGGAGGTTTGGGAGCTCTCAACCCTTTGTAGGATTCATGGAGGGGGGCCAGGGAGCTCTAAGCCCTTTGTATGATCCATGGCGGAGGCCAAGGACCTCTCAATCCCTTAAAGGAGTAATGAACCCCTCATGAGATCCGTGGAGGAGGTCTGGGAACTCTCAACTCCTTATAGGAGTCACAAATGCCTCATGGGATCTGTGGAGGTCTGGGACCTCTCAACATCTTGTGGGATCCATGAAGGATCTGGCCCCCAGCAAAGAGGGAGATAATTCCAGAGCCTGGCCCCATAGATGAGTTCATGGACCTGAAGGAGCACATGATGATATACGAGACATTATCTGAGCTGCCTGAGGCAGCAAGCAAAGCCCGCAGGTGACGTTGGACACCTGTAATGAACTCTCCAAAGTGATCCTTGATAAGGATCCCATTCAACAGCAGAAAGCTTGTGAGGCACGTGGACTTTGTTTGCAAGCTTGGAGGTTAATTTGATGACAGGCGGCACTGGAAGTGAAAGAGCACGAGACTTGagtcctctcctctcctctcctctcctctcctctcctctcctctcctctcctctcctctcctctcctctcctctcctctcctctcctctcctctcctctcctctcctctcctctcctctcctctcctctcctctcctctcctctcctctcctctcctctcctctcctctcctctcctctcctctcctctcctctcctctcctctcctctcctctcctctcctctcctctcctctcctctcctctcctctcctctcctctcctctcctctcctctcctctcctctcctctcctctcctcctttccacCTAGGAGCAGTGAGTGTCCCagggtgtgtccccagccctgcagggaattGGGGGCCACTTCCCcctggctgtgggacagggtgCAGCCTCCAGCAGGAAGGGGACATCTTGTGGTGAACCCACTAGGGCCTGGAAAGCCATGTCCCCCACCTCCAGCTGGGGGTTCCCGGTGTGGAACAgggaggctgagctgtgggggAACACGTGGGGGACCCCAGACTCACTCAGTGACGCTGACTTGCAGTGGGGGGACAGCGTAGGAGTAGAGCAGCAACATGAAGCTGGTCAGGAGGGTCCCCAGGACCAGCCCCTTGCACATGGACCTCCAGGGCTTCCCATGCCACAGCATCCTGGTCACCTGCTGTCAGAGAGGAGAGATATTGGTGCCAGGGGTACAGAAACTAGAGGGTGTGTGGCTCACACCAGGCACAAGGCACGTGGGCATTTCACAGGCATGACAACTACCAGGCAAGCATCTCACTGGACGCCTggcatgacccagccatgggcacagcagatccatggctcaggctcagcagctctgcctgcccagccaACCTTTGCCCGCCTGGGAAAACCGGGTAACTCTCAggtgggagaggctgcagggctgggactgggagaaGGGGGAGCTGGGCCATGGACAGCCCAGGGTCTGAGTGGGCTACTGAGGGACAGAGTGGCCATTCTCCACTGGGACACTACCAGCATCAGCAGGAGCTCCCTGAGGGCGCTGGGATCCATTTTCCCAGGAAAGTCTGCAGGccggagcaggagctgcagcagctcggGATGGTTTGGGTGCTGCAATACCCTCCCAGTGGGCCTCTCCAGGCCTTGGGGGGCCCCTCTTGCCATGGCAGTTTGGGCTGGCCCAGGGTGGGGGCCAGGGACGCgggactggggacagaggggtgcAGGCAGGACGGCACCCCCAAACACACAGAACACATGCACactcacacagagcacacacagacacctcTGTACCTTCGTGTGCTCGTGGACACACATATATCAGTGCATGATTATAtacacacatgtgcacacacaaaatGTGCACGCACAAAATGTGAACGTCAGTCATGTTCATACACACAGAGACATGTATACACAGAcatgagcacacacacacagtcacacaaacataaacacacacacacacagacacacaaacataaatagacacacacacagtcacacaaacacaaatagacacacacacacaaacaaacataaatagacacagacacacacactcacacacagacacacagacacacacacacacacacacacacactcacagagCCCCTGttccccctgccctcctccccagTGCTTCCCCCGTGTcgccatccctgtcccctccctcctcccgggACACGGCGGGCACCCTTGCTGGGGCACCGCATTGCAGCAGGGCCGTCCCCTGCggcaggacacggggacacggggacatggggacacgcCACCCGTGACTGCAGCCCTCCACAGCAAAGCTCCGCTCCCGAGAACCCCCCCGAGCTGGGGGCTGAGCCCTCGACCCTGCACCCCCATTGAGCGGCAGGAGCAGCATcacctgcctgccccagctcccGCTGCTCCCGCAGTTCCATATCCTCTGGAATCCTTCGGCCGAGGCTGGCTGCGCTCCCACTAAATAAcacccccaaaaataacccccccagccccagcccccatCCCCGCCTTGCATCGCCCCCTCAGCGCCGCAGACCCCCCGCGGATATTGCGGCGGGATGAAATCCCGTTGCGATGAGCCGTGGGTCCCAGCCCGGCACATCCCAGCCGCCGAGCCCCGAGGCAGAGCCCCCCGGTTCCCAGCTCACCCCCACGCCACGGTTCCCGGCGATCCCGGggtgccgctgctgccgccgctcccCCGTTCCGGCCCCCCCGGGTCGGATCGCCTCGTGCTGCCGAGATTTCCAGCTCGATGAATAATGAATGGAAAATGCAACCGGAGCCCCGGGCTGCGGCCGGGTGCTGGGCACAGCGCCGCGGACAGGGGGGGAGCTGGCAAAGGGGCACCTGGGGCACACCAAAAACTCATCCAAATCCCCCCCACTTCCCGTGGAGCCGGGACCACCGGatcagcagggctggtgcaTCCAGCCTCTTCCCGAGTGGTTTTTATGCGGATGTGGGGGTACACGGTGTCACCACGGGGGGAGCAGGTGGCTATGACTGCATTCCGTGTGGGTAGGAATGCCAGAGGGCTCTAtgtgcccaggagcagctgagttTGGTTTTACACGGTGGCTGTGATTCCATCACAGTCACCACCTGGCACCACCTGGAAAAACCActgcagagggctggggagacACCCATTTTTGTGGGTGCCGCCAGGCAGGAGTGGAGCTGGCACCAGCTCCACAGGCGTGAGTGAAACGGCACCATGAACCCTTTTGATGTGTCCCAATGGATCCCAGTGAGTCCAGATGGATCCCAATGGATCCTGATAGATCCCCATGGGATCCCACCAGGCCCCCAGGACCACACAACAccctgtcctggagctctgggatgccAAGGGGATGCTTAGCTCCACCCTGTCTGCCTCCCTGGGGTGGTTCTGGCAAACACGTCTCAGCCAAATACTCTATTGACTTTGCCTTCAGTGAGCAGCTTAATTATTAATAGCTGGTTAGGAGAAACCTGGTGTTCTAGGTGTTCTCCTGGGGCTCCCACGGGTGGGGGCTGGCTGTGGCGCCAGTCAGCTGAGATGCCCAGAGAGAACACGGCTGCCCCCACCGTTTCCTCAAGAGTTACCCCCGGGCCAGGCcgggcagctctgcagccccatgTCCGTGTCCCAGTAGCTCCCCATCTCCCTGGGGGCATCCCAGAGTCTACTTTTGGGTTTTCCCTACAGGATCAATTTTTTTAGGGCCAAGCCCCTGCCATACACAAAGTGCATGCACCTGCTTGCTCCTGATCCTGCAAATCCATGGACACACTGTTTTCAACTGACCCCATCCCACACAGGCACGGTGCTTCccaccccgctgtccccactgtgccCCATGGGTACACAACTCCCCCCATCAtcctgccccacagagctgcttcctgaacatcccactgccaccccagcagcccAACACCCCCCTCAAGCATCCTACTACCTCTTTATCATTCTGCTGCCCCCCTGGCATCCCACTGCCTCCAGGCAATCCAACAAGCATCCCGCTGCCCCCTCACCATTCTGACACCCTCCAAGCACCCCACCACCTCCCCCAAGTATCTcgacccccccacccccagtaCCCATcaccttttcctctcctgcacCGCAGGCGCTGGGCCGtgcctctgctctcctgtgctgACCAGGCTGCCAGGGGAGCGGGCAGCACGGGGCGGGGGTGCCGATGCCGCTCCGACATGGAATAAGCTCTTCCCGGGCAGCTCCCCGCAGATGCCGGCTTTTCCAAAGCTTCCCCACTGCACCGCGGTGTTTATGGCATCACCGGGTCGCGGCCCTGCGTCGCCGGTCTGGGAAGGGGGAACGGGACAGGAGTGGGAGCGGCTGGCGGGGGGacgcggggctgcggccgggcACTGCCCGGCTCCCCGGGGCCGGCCCTGGGTGCCtgcggccaccccgagccaccCGGCCCCCACCCACTGCCGGGGCACAGAG
Proteins encoded:
- the GAL3ST1 gene encoding galactosylceramide sulfotransferase; protein product: MLWHGKPWRSMCKGLVLGTLLTSFMLLLYSYAVPPLQVSVTEIPIPVSCSSHLSPVQASSPSNGTGSASGWSCRPKLNVMFMKTHKTASSTILNILFRFGEKHRLKFAFPNGRNDFYYPSFFERSQVQHYRPGVCFNIICNHMRFHYEEVRKLLPPDTTFVTVLRDPAYLFESSFHYFGPVIPLTWKITGEDKLDQFLRDPQHYYDPNGFNAHYLQNLLFFDFGYDSSMDANSPLVEEHIQEIDRRFHLVMLLEYFDESLVLLKDLLCWQLEDVLYFKLNARKGSTVSRLTPELYEQATAWNLIDAKLYRYFNATFWRKVEAYGRERMARDVAELQRENEKMTSICIDGGHAVDASAIQESSMQPWQPLGEKTILGYNLKKKISKKHQKLCRKMLTPEIQYLTDLGANLWITKLWSYVRDFLKW